One Vampirovibrio chlorellavorus genomic window carries:
- a CDS encoding branched-chain amino acid transaminase, with protein sequence MSDISFFEGQYIPTEQANLGIKNHSFLYGTAIFEGIRGYWLPETGQVSIFRMKEHYERILANSRIFYMTPEASLEQLMAMTEELARKNAHQQDFYIRFTIYKSGSSIGPFLDKVKTDYCAWTQPLGDYVNTRDGLHVCVSAWRRVDDNAIPPAAKASGAYMNTAIMITDAKRKGFDEVISLTNEGHVSEGSAMNVFLVRKGKLVTPPSTENILEGVTRDSIMTLAREELGLVVEERVVDRTELYRAEEIFFTGTAAQVAPVTMIEHRPVGHGKIGPITQRLQDLYFDVVRNKVPKYSHWCSLVDIKSPSLK encoded by the coding sequence ATGAGTGACATTTCTTTTTTTGAAGGGCAGTATATCCCCACCGAGCAAGCCAATCTGGGCATTAAAAACCACTCTTTCCTCTATGGCACCGCCATTTTTGAAGGCATTCGGGGTTATTGGCTGCCGGAAACCGGCCAGGTCTCCATTTTCAGGATGAAAGAGCATTACGAGCGCATTCTGGCCAATAGCCGCATTTTCTACATGACCCCGGAGGCCTCTCTGGAGCAGCTGATGGCCATGACCGAGGAATTGGCCCGCAAAAACGCCCACCAACAGGATTTCTACATTCGCTTTACCATCTACAAGTCCGGCTCCAGCATTGGCCCGTTTCTGGACAAGGTGAAAACCGACTACTGCGCCTGGACCCAGCCACTGGGCGATTACGTCAACACCCGGGACGGCTTGCATGTGTGCGTATCGGCCTGGCGCCGGGTGGATGACAACGCCATTCCGCCTGCGGCTAAAGCCAGCGGGGCTTACATGAACACGGCCATCATGATTACCGACGCCAAGCGCAAGGGTTTTGATGAGGTCATCTCCCTGACCAACGAAGGGCATGTCTCGGAAGGGAGCGCCATGAACGTCTTTCTGGTGCGCAAAGGCAAGCTGGTCACCCCGCCTTCCACCGAGAACATTCTGGAAGGCGTGACCCGGGATAGCATTATGACCCTGGCCCGGGAGGAACTGGGCCTGGTGGTGGAAGAACGGGTGGTGGATCGTACCGAATTGTACCGGGCCGAGGAGATCTTCTTCACCGGCACGGCTGCCCAGGTGGCCCCGGTGACCATGATCGAGCATCGTCCGGTGGGCCATGGCAAGATTGGCCCCATTACCCAGCGCTTGCAGGATTTGTACTTTGACGTGGTGCGCAACAAGGTGCCCAAGTACAGCCACTGGTGCAGTCTGGTGGATATCAAAAGCCCCTCGCTGAAGTAA